A window of Candidatus Dojkabacteria bacterium contains these coding sequences:
- a CDS encoding M50 family metallopeptidase yields the protein MEIFINIVLTIVVLNLLIFLHELGHFIAAKIMKVRVDEFALGMGPKVIGKEFRGVLYAIRMLPIGGFVRIYGEGDEPGKSYTALKKDPSSFQSKKLWQKIVILFAGVFMNLMTAVVIYYAFLGMSGFRFPFPAAELGITPPFGEAQVEKLGDLSYSELIEDGAAEEAGWPESGYIIAVGDGHDMSPIEYDFEFREVIADNAGEEIVVEICESIEEDDSCELYPTLVSDEGRVGILLGFNSLQYIQYYGLEVYLGGFVHSINVIYVSIAQMGKIFSQSAATGDYSTALNVVSGPLGLYYVIDFIKGLGWMGVLDLIANLSLTLFVINLLPIPALDGGRIVLAVAESTMGRYFSKRVEAWLIRISFVMMMLLMLAIILKDIIYIENLQNLFG from the coding sequence ATGGAAATTTTTATAAACATCGTATTAACAATTGTTGTATTAAACCTGCTGATTTTCCTGCATGAGCTGGGGCATTTCATCGCCGCAAAGATCATGAAGGTGCGAGTTGATGAATTTGCGCTCGGTATGGGGCCAAAGGTGATAGGCAAAGAGTTCAGAGGTGTCCTGTATGCGATCCGCATGCTCCCAATCGGTGGTTTCGTCCGAATCTATGGTGAGGGTGATGAGCCGGGCAAGAGCTATACAGCCTTAAAGAAAGATCCAAGCAGCTTCCAGAGCAAGAAGTTGTGGCAGAAGATTGTGATACTTTTTGCGGGTGTTTTCATGAACTTAATGACTGCGGTGGTGATCTACTACGCTTTCCTTGGCATGTCAGGTTTTCGATTCCCATTCCCAGCGGCAGAGCTAGGCATTACACCACCATTTGGTGAGGCGCAGGTAGAGAAGCTAGGTGATCTCTCATATAGCGAGCTGATTGAAGATGGTGCTGCGGAGGAGGCTGGGTGGCCTGAGAGCGGCTATATTATCGCTGTTGGCGATGGCCATGATATGAGTCCAATCGAGTACGACTTTGAATTCCGAGAAGTGATTGCTGACAATGCAGGGGAAGAGATAGTTGTAGAGATTTGCGAATCGATAGAAGAGGATGACAGCTGTGAGCTTTACCCAACACTGGTGAGTGATGAAGGTAGGGTAGGCATACTGCTCGGCTTCAACTCGCTCCAATATATCCAGTATTACGGGTTAGAGGTGTACCTTGGTGGGTTTGTGCACTCGATAAATGTGATCTATGTCAGCATAGCCCAGATGGGGAAAATCTTCTCACAGTCTGCGGCCACCGGCGATTACTCGACTGCACTGAATGTGGTATCTGGCCCTCTCGGACTTTACTATGTGATTGATTTCATTAAAGGGCTCGGCTGGATGGGGGTTCTTGATCTTATTGCTAACCTGAGCTTGACCCTGTTTGTAATTAACCTGCTGCCGATCCCTGCGCTTGATGGGGGAAGGATTGTCTTGGCGGTTGCAGAATCGACAATGGGACGATACTTCAGCAAGAGAGTGGAGGCGTGGCTGATCAGGATAAGCTTTGTGATGATGATGCTTCTGATGCTTGCCATCATCCTTAAAGACATTATTTATATAGAAAATTTGCAGAATCTTTTCGGTTAA
- the frr gene encoding ribosome recycling factor → MDEAKLTADMGKCVDHLRDDLAQLRTGRATVELLEPVKVMAYGAENPIKSIANVAVADSKTLVVQPWDKSIVAEIAKGISAANLGFSVVEEGDFVRVSLPDLTEERRKDLVKVMKERVEASRVAVRSVRHEYMEAIEDAVKNGMSEDEGKRQKESVEKAAKKCNDEIEQVREQKEASLMEV, encoded by the coding sequence ATGGATGAAGCGAAGCTAACTGCTGATATGGGTAAATGTGTCGATCACTTAAGGGATGATTTGGCACAGCTAAGGACAGGACGGGCAACTGTTGAGTTGCTTGAGCCAGTCAAAGTAATGGCATACGGAGCTGAAAACCCGATCAAAAGCATCGCAAATGTAGCGGTGGCAGATTCGAAGACCTTGGTCGTTCAGCCGTGGGATAAGTCCATAGTGGCAGAGATAGCCAAAGGAATCAGCGCCGCTAACCTCGGCTTCTCAGTAGTAGAAGAGGGTGATTTTGTAAGGGTTAGCCTTCCTGATCTCACAGAGGAGCGGAGAAAGGACTTGGTCAAAGTAATGAAGGAACGGGTAGAGGCCTCGAGAGTAGCAGTAAGGAGTGTAAGGCATGAATATATGGAGGCGATCGAGGATGCCGTCAAGAACGGCATGTCAGAGGATGAAGGGAAGAGGCAGAAAGAGAGCGTCGAGAAGGCCGCAAAGAAGTGCAATGACGAGATTGAGCAAGTTAGGGAGCAGAAAGAGGCCTCCTTAATGGAAGTGTAA
- the tsf gene encoding elongation factor Ts (EF-Ts; functions during elongation stage of protein translation; forms a dimer; associates with EF-Tu-GDP complex and promotes exchange of GDP to GTP resulting in regeneration of the active form of EF-Tu) — MAKADTKVKIDAKDIMFLRNKTSAGIGLCREALEVTGGDIEKAIAYINEKSDAVSRLHNMTGAKIGLCKIALQDAEQDFEKALQIIKERGWESDPVDDSNEKVGEGAIGVYHHGTDRKTVALVEVQCITDFVARNEKFIELTNELAKQVAAMKPKFVSKESIPEDKVAELRELFTREAKEEGKPENILEKIIEGKMAKYFEENCLMQQKWFKDDSKTMQNLFDEAISQMGEALVIKRILLWEFGK, encoded by the coding sequence ATGGCAAAAGCAGATACGAAAGTAAAGATTGATGCAAAAGATATTATGTTTCTGCGTAATAAGACATCGGCTGGAATCGGGCTTTGTAGAGAGGCATTAGAAGTCACTGGTGGAGATATAGAAAAGGCAATCGCCTATATCAACGAGAAAAGTGATGCAGTTAGCAGGCTCCACAATATGACTGGCGCAAAGATCGGTCTTTGTAAGATCGCATTGCAAGACGCAGAGCAAGATTTTGAGAAGGCTTTGCAGATTATCAAGGAGCGAGGTTGGGAGTCTGATCCAGTCGACGACAGCAACGAGAAAGTAGGCGAGGGTGCAATCGGTGTATACCACCACGGTACAGACCGCAAGACTGTAGCTCTGGTTGAGGTGCAGTGCATCACAGATTTCGTAGCCCGAAACGAGAAATTTATCGAGCTTACAAATGAGCTTGCTAAGCAGGTGGCAGCAATGAAGCCGAAGTTTGTATCGAAGGAGTCTATCCCTGAAGATAAGGTAGCCGAGCTTCGCGAGCTTTTCACCAGAGAGGCTAAGGAAGAGGGCAAGCCGGAGAATATCCTTGAGAAAATTATTGAGGGTAAGATGGCAAAGTATTTCGAAGAGAATTGTCTAATGCAGCAGAAATGGTTCAAGGATGACTCAAAGACGATGCAGAATCTTTTCGACGAAGCGATCTCACAGATGGGCGAGGCTCTCGTCATAAAGAGGATTCTCCTCTGGGAATTTGGCAAATAG